In Antechinus flavipes isolate AdamAnt ecotype Samford, QLD, Australia chromosome 3, AdamAnt_v2, whole genome shotgun sequence, a genomic segment contains:
- the LOC127556607 gene encoding zinc finger protein 664-like isoform X1: MGCHAPSWPSPPFPSPGSLPGLLLGSECIQSSLLSCRHGGPLYRPGRAAQGRSQGPTPLPDISSEASSREGSGSLTPQSWPKEGPWGTGGLEGQGVYSVPQRRGGAAGAAEELEKEAEHKQPPSGSLPGLVRFINDDGVHSTARLVRGTMVAAAARIGVEASGEAAAEDEEEPEGEKESGGAGSGQGLLEDKRFLCVACGKHFKRAWELFSHEVVHNSARPFRCELCDAAFKRHSDFKSHALVHSEERPHTCEACGKGFKRASNLQEHRRIHSGERPFPCPSCPKRFKSPYELQRHSAQHASARPFACPDCGKAFAAGPALLLHRRQHCQDKPHACGACGKRFTYGHSLRVHERVHTGARPFACPLCAKAFKQSNALTSHRRVHSGERPYPCATCGKAFKQSSYLAVHQRSHTGERPYACATCGKAFARPSLLGQHRRVHSPARPFPCRHCPKLFKDGAYRAVHEKAHAGDAPHKRKGFSLPSHLLQPGRVHGDG; this comes from the exons ATGGGGTGTCATGCACCTTCCTGGCCAagccctccttttccttctccaggcaGCCTTCCAGGCTTGCTTCTGGGCTCAGAGTGCATCCAGAGCTCTCTTCTCTCTTGCAGACATGGAGGACCACTCTACAGGCCGGGGCGGGCAGCCCAGGGAAGGAGCCAGGGCCCTACACCCTTGCCAGACATTTCCTCGGAGGCATCATCCCGTGAGGGAAGTGGGTCCCTTACACCCCAATCCTGGCCAAAAGAAGGGCCCTGGGGCACTGGAGGCCTTGAAGGCCAAG gAGTCTACAGTGTCCCCCAAAGAAGAGGGGGAGCCGCCGGGGCAGCggaagagctggagaaggaggcCGAGCACAAGCAGCCCCCCTCTGGCTCCCTTCCGGGTCTGGTCCGTTTCATTAATGATGATGGAGTCCACTCCACAGCCCGATTAGTTCGAGGCACGATGGTGGCGGCAGCGGCCAGGATCGGGGTGGAGGCTTCCGGGGAGGCTGCGGCGGAGGACGAGGAGGAGCCAGAAGGGGAGAAAGAGTCTGGGGGTGCCGGCTCCGGGCAGGGCCTCCTGGAGGACAAGCGGTTTCTGTGTGTGGCCTGTGGCAAACACTTCAAGCGGGCCTGGGAGCTGTTCAGCCACGAGGTGGTCCACAACTCGGCCCGGCCCTTCCGCTGCGAGCTCTGTGATGCGGCCTTCAAGAGGCACTCGGACTTCAAGAGCCACGCACTGGTGCACAGCGAGGAGCGGCCCCACACCTGTGAGGCCTGCGGCAAGGGCTTCAAGAGGGCCAGCAACCTGCAG GAGCACCGCCGCATCCACAGCGGGGAGCGGCCCTTCCCCTGCCCGTCCTGCCCGAAGCGCTTCAAGTCTCCCTACGAGCTGCAGCGGCACTCGGCGCAGCACGCCTCGGCGCGGCCCTTCGCCTGCCCGGACTGCGGCAAGGCCTTCGCGGCGGGCCCCGCGCTGCTGCTGCACCGGCGCCAGCACTGCCAGGACAAGCCCCACGCGTGCGGCGCGTGCGGCAAGCGCTTCACCTACGGCCACAGCCTGCGGGTGCACGAGCGCGTGCACACCGGAGCCCGGCCCTTCGCCTGCCCGCTGTGCGCCAAGGCCTTCAAGCAGTCCAACGCCCTGACCTCGCACCGCCGCGTGCACTCGGGCGAGCGCCCGTACCCGTGCGCCACGTGCGGCAAGGCCTTCAAGCAGTCCTCCTACCTGGCGGTGCACCAGCGCTCGCACACCGGCGAGCGGCCCTACGCGTGCGCCACGTGCGGCAAGGCCTTCGCCCGGCCCTCGCTGCTGGGGCAGCACCGCAGGGTGCACAGCCCCGCCCGGCCCTTCCCCTGCCGCCACTGCCCCAAGCTCTTCAAGGACGGGGCCTACCGCGCCGTGCACGAGAAGGCGCACGCCGGGGACGCGCCCCACAAACGCAAGGGCTTCAGCCTCCCCAGCCACCTGCTGCAGCCCGGCAGGGTGCACGGCGATGGCTGA
- the LOC127556607 gene encoding zinc finger protein 239-like isoform X2 encodes MVAAAARIGVEASGEAAAEDEEEPEGEKESGGAGSGQGLLEDKRFLCVACGKHFKRAWELFSHEVVHNSARPFRCELCDAAFKRHSDFKSHALVHSEERPHTCEACGKGFKRASNLQEHRRIHSGERPFPCPSCPKRFKSPYELQRHSAQHASARPFACPDCGKAFAAGPALLLHRRQHCQDKPHACGACGKRFTYGHSLRVHERVHTGARPFACPLCAKAFKQSNALTSHRRVHSGERPYPCATCGKAFKQSSYLAVHQRSHTGERPYACATCGKAFARPSLLGQHRRVHSPARPFPCRHCPKLFKDGAYRAVHEKAHAGDAPHKRKGFSLPSHLLQPGRVHGDG; translated from the exons ATGGTGGCGGCAGCGGCCAGGATCGGGGTGGAGGCTTCCGGGGAGGCTGCGGCGGAGGACGAGGAGGAGCCAGAAGGGGAGAAAGAGTCTGGGGGTGCCGGCTCCGGGCAGGGCCTCCTGGAGGACAAGCGGTTTCTGTGTGTGGCCTGTGGCAAACACTTCAAGCGGGCCTGGGAGCTGTTCAGCCACGAGGTGGTCCACAACTCGGCCCGGCCCTTCCGCTGCGAGCTCTGTGATGCGGCCTTCAAGAGGCACTCGGACTTCAAGAGCCACGCACTGGTGCACAGCGAGGAGCGGCCCCACACCTGTGAGGCCTGCGGCAAGGGCTTCAAGAGGGCCAGCAACCTGCAG GAGCACCGCCGCATCCACAGCGGGGAGCGGCCCTTCCCCTGCCCGTCCTGCCCGAAGCGCTTCAAGTCTCCCTACGAGCTGCAGCGGCACTCGGCGCAGCACGCCTCGGCGCGGCCCTTCGCCTGCCCGGACTGCGGCAAGGCCTTCGCGGCGGGCCCCGCGCTGCTGCTGCACCGGCGCCAGCACTGCCAGGACAAGCCCCACGCGTGCGGCGCGTGCGGCAAGCGCTTCACCTACGGCCACAGCCTGCGGGTGCACGAGCGCGTGCACACCGGAGCCCGGCCCTTCGCCTGCCCGCTGTGCGCCAAGGCCTTCAAGCAGTCCAACGCCCTGACCTCGCACCGCCGCGTGCACTCGGGCGAGCGCCCGTACCCGTGCGCCACGTGCGGCAAGGCCTTCAAGCAGTCCTCCTACCTGGCGGTGCACCAGCGCTCGCACACCGGCGAGCGGCCCTACGCGTGCGCCACGTGCGGCAAGGCCTTCGCCCGGCCCTCGCTGCTGGGGCAGCACCGCAGGGTGCACAGCCCCGCCCGGCCCTTCCCCTGCCGCCACTGCCCCAAGCTCTTCAAGGACGGGGCCTACCGCGCCGTGCACGAGAAGGCGCACGCCGGGGACGCGCCCCACAAACGCAAGGGCTTCAGCCTCCCCAGCCACCTGCTGCAGCCCGGCAGGGTGCACGGCGATGGCTGA